A region of Melitaea cinxia chromosome 15, ilMelCinx1.1, whole genome shotgun sequence DNA encodes the following proteins:
- the LOC123660681 gene encoding troponin C, protein MNVKSSVTTLALEFGSCYNCYHNLNNMDTDDDQKMAMLRKAFQMFDTTKSGYIDVLKISTILNTMGQLFDDSELQALIDENDPEGTGKINFDGFCNIASHFLEEEDAEAMQQELKEAFRLYDREGNGYITTSTLKEILAALDDKLSNADLDGIIAEIDTDGSGTVDFDEFMEMMTGD, encoded by the exons ATGAATGTAAAATCCAGTGTAACAACACTCGCACTCGAATTCGGTTCTTGTTACAACTGCTATCACAACTTAAACAACATG GACACTGATGACGACCAGAAGATGGCCATGCTCCGCAAGGCCTTCCAGATGTTTGACACCACCAAATCTGGATACATTGATGTCCTTAAGATCTCCACCATCCTAAACACAATGGGTCAACTTTTCGACGACTCTGAATTACAGGCTCTCATTGATGAAAATGACCCAGAag GCACTGGCAAAATCAACTTCGACGGTTTTTGCAACATTGCCTCCCACTTCTTAGAAGAAGAGGATGCTGAAGCCATGCAACAGGAACTGAAGGAAGCTTTcag ATTATACGACCGTGAAGGCAACGGCTATATCACCACTTCAACTCTTAAGGAAATCCTCGCTGCGCTTGATGACAAACTTAGCAACGCTGATCTCGATGGTATCATTGCAGAAATTGACACTGACGGTTCAGGAACCGTTGACTTTGATG aaTTCATGGAGATGATGACTGGCGATTAA